The Streptomyces sp. Alt3 genome has a segment encoding these proteins:
- a CDS encoding CynX/NimT family MFS transporter, giving the protein MGLMRHDEIPTLSPPAAPTTGPERPAPGLSPWVLRIATVGLVLAALNLRPAITSLGPLLEEVRDGLHMSGSIAGVLTSVPPLCFALFGFMAPRLARRFGPSAVVCAGMAAIAAGLLLRPFVGGTAGFLAASALALMGIAVSNVLMPVIVKRWFPDRVGTMTGLYSMALALGTALAAALTVPLTDALGGSWRTGLVIWAALAVVAVVPWVPFLKDRGDATGQTAGATAPPALKITRSRTSWALACFFGLQATAAYITMGWMPQIFRDAGLSAGTSGVLLAVIMAMGVPLAFVIPRVATRLPAQGPIVLVLSGCGLLGYAGLYVAPAGGAWLWALLLGIANCAFPLALTMIGMRSRTGAGVVRLSAFAQSTGYLISIPGPLLVGVLYQHSGGWGLPLALMAALLVPQTIAGVLAGRDRKIEDEC; this is encoded by the coding sequence ATGGGTCTCATGCGTCACGACGAGATCCCGACCCTGAGTCCTCCCGCCGCCCCCACCACCGGGCCCGAGAGGCCCGCGCCCGGACTTTCCCCCTGGGTGCTGCGGATCGCGACCGTCGGGCTGGTCCTTGCCGCGCTCAACCTCCGGCCCGCCATCACCAGCCTCGGCCCCCTCCTCGAAGAGGTCCGGGACGGGCTGCACATGAGCGGCAGCATCGCCGGTGTCCTCACCTCCGTGCCGCCGCTCTGCTTCGCGCTGTTCGGCTTCATGGCGCCACGCCTGGCCCGCAGGTTCGGCCCCAGTGCCGTCGTCTGCGCGGGCATGGCGGCCATCGCCGCCGGCCTGCTGCTCCGCCCCTTCGTGGGCGGCACCGCCGGATTCCTCGCCGCCAGTGCCCTCGCGCTCATGGGCATCGCGGTCAGCAACGTCCTGATGCCCGTCATCGTGAAGCGCTGGTTCCCCGACCGCGTCGGCACCATGACCGGCCTCTACTCGATGGCACTGGCCCTCGGCACCGCGCTCGCCGCCGCCCTCACCGTGCCCCTCACCGACGCACTGGGAGGCAGCTGGAGGACGGGGCTGGTGATCTGGGCGGCCCTGGCCGTGGTCGCGGTCGTGCCCTGGGTGCCGTTCCTCAAGGACCGGGGCGACGCCACGGGGCAGACCGCGGGAGCCACCGCGCCGCCCGCACTGAAGATCACCCGTAGCCGCACGTCCTGGGCGCTCGCCTGCTTCTTCGGGCTCCAGGCCACCGCCGCGTACATCACCATGGGCTGGATGCCGCAGATCTTCCGGGACGCCGGTCTCTCGGCGGGCACCTCCGGTGTCCTGCTCGCCGTGATCATGGCCATGGGCGTCCCCCTCGCCTTCGTCATCCCCCGGGTCGCCACCCGGCTGCCGGCCCAGGGCCCGATCGTCCTCGTCCTCAGCGGATGCGGCCTCCTCGGCTACGCCGGCCTCTACGTGGCCCCGGCCGGCGGCGCCTGGCTCTGGGCACTGCTGCTGGGCATCGCCAACTGCGCCTTCCCGCTCGCCCTGACCATGATCGGGATGCGTTCACGCACCGGCGCCGGAGTGGTCAGGCTCTCGGCCTTCGCGCAGTCCACCGGCTATCTGATCTCGATCCCCGGCCCGCTGCTGGTCGGGGTGCTCTACCAGCACAGCGGCGGCTGGGGCCTGCCGCTCGCCCTCATGGCCGCCCTCCTCGTCCCCCAGACGATCGCGGGAGTCCTCGCCGGCCGGGACCGGAAGATCGAGGACGAGTGCTGA
- a CDS encoding SGM_5486 family transporter-associated protein, with translation MPVLDPNPQNGQKKLLLVFGTMLLISVVIGVIATIASP, from the coding sequence ATGCCAGTGCTCGATCCGAATCCCCAGAACGGCCAGAAGAAGCTCCTCCTCGTCTTCGGGACGATGCTTCTCATCTCCGTGGTCATCGGCGTGATCGCCACGATCGCCTCCCCCTGA
- a CDS encoding SixA phosphatase family protein: protein MSADTPRRIVLLRHAKAEWSQESDHERPLAERGRKDAPVAGRKLADSGTAFDLALCSTATRTRETWKLAVHEFAQRPRTVYEERLYEASLGELIALFGETPDDVRNLLVIAHNPGMHGVADALSGRAEGDALARMTRDGFPTAAYAAVEFSGPWKSLEHGVGKLVEYWTPND, encoded by the coding sequence ATGAGCGCCGATACACCTCGCAGGATCGTCCTTCTCAGGCACGCCAAGGCGGAATGGTCGCAGGAGTCCGACCATGAGCGGCCACTGGCGGAACGGGGCAGGAAGGACGCCCCCGTCGCCGGCCGCAAGCTGGCCGATTCAGGAACCGCCTTCGACCTCGCTCTGTGCTCGACCGCCACCAGGACCCGCGAGACCTGGAAGCTGGCGGTCCACGAGTTCGCGCAGCGCCCCAGGACCGTGTACGAGGAGAGGCTCTACGAAGCGTCCCTCGGCGAACTGATCGCGCTGTTCGGCGAGACCCCCGACGACGTACGCAATCTGCTGGTCATCGCCCACAATCCCGGCATGCACGGCGTCGCGGACGCGCTCTCCGGCAGGGCCGAGGGTGACGCGCTCGCCCGAATGACCAGGGACGGCTTCCCGACCGCCGCCTACGCCGCCGTCGAGTTCTCCGGCCCCTGGAAGAGCCTGGAGCACGGGGTGGGCAAGCTCGTCGAGTACTGGACGCCGAACGACTGA
- the serB gene encoding phosphoserine phosphatase SerB — protein MSASQPPRSPESPEPPRGTDAPTLLVKIFGKDRPGITAGLFDTLAAYAVDVVDIEQVVTRGRIVLCALVTSPEPGGTTEGDLRATVHSWAESLKLQAEIISGTGDNRPRGDGRSHVTVLGHPLTAESTAAIAARITSTGGNIDRIFRLAKYPVTAVEFAVSGTGTEELRTALAPEAAGLGVDIAVVSAGLSRRAQRLVVMDVDSTLIQDEVIELFAAHAGCEAEVASVTEQAMRGELDFEQSLHARVALLAGLDVSVVEKVRAEVRLTPGARTLIRTLKRLGYQVGVVSGGFTQVTDDLKERLGLDFASANTLEVVDGRLTGRVVGDIVDRAGKARLLRSFAEQAGVPLAQTVAIGDGANDLDMLNTAGLGVAFNAKPVVRQAAHTAVNVPFLDTVLYLLGITREEVEAADGLVD, from the coding sequence ATGAGCGCATCTCAGCCACCTCGGTCTCCTGAGTCCCCCGAGCCCCCGCGAGGCACGGACGCCCCCACACTTCTCGTCAAGATCTTCGGGAAGGACCGGCCGGGTATCACCGCCGGACTTTTCGACACCCTGGCCGCCTACGCCGTCGACGTCGTGGACATCGAACAGGTCGTCACCCGTGGCCGCATCGTCCTGTGCGCCCTGGTGACCTCGCCGGAGCCCGGCGGCACGACGGAGGGCGACCTCCGGGCGACCGTGCACAGCTGGGCGGAGTCCCTGAAGCTGCAGGCCGAGATCATCTCGGGCACGGGCGACAACCGCCCCCGCGGTGACGGGCGTTCGCACGTGACGGTGCTGGGGCACCCGCTCACCGCCGAGTCCACGGCGGCCATAGCGGCCAGGATCACCTCCACCGGCGGCAACATCGACCGCATCTTCCGCCTGGCGAAGTACCCCGTCACCGCCGTCGAGTTCGCCGTGTCCGGCACCGGGACCGAGGAGCTGCGGACCGCCCTGGCGCCGGAGGCCGCCGGGCTCGGCGTCGACATCGCCGTCGTGTCGGCCGGGCTGAGCCGCCGGGCCCAGCGGCTCGTCGTCATGGACGTCGACTCGACGCTCATCCAGGACGAGGTCATCGAGCTCTTCGCGGCCCATGCCGGGTGCGAGGCCGAGGTCGCCTCGGTGACCGAGCAGGCGATGCGCGGCGAGCTCGACTTCGAGCAGTCCCTGCACGCGCGTGTGGCGCTGCTGGCGGGGCTGGACGTGTCGGTGGTGGAGAAGGTGCGGGCCGAGGTCCGGCTGACTCCCGGTGCGCGCACCCTGATCCGGACGCTCAAGCGGCTCGGGTACCAGGTGGGCGTGGTCTCAGGGGGCTTCACCCAGGTCACGGACGACCTGAAGGAGCGCCTGGGGCTCGACTTCGCCTCGGCCAACACACTGGAGGTCGTCGACGGCAGGCTCACCGGCCGGGTCGTGGGCGACATCGTGGACCGGGCGGGCAAGGCGCGGCTGCTGCGGAGCTTCGCGGAGCAGGCGGGGGTTCCGCTGGCGCAGACGGTGGCGATCGGTGACGGCGCGAACGATCTGGACATGCTGAACACGGCGGGGCTGGGAGTCGCCTTCAACGCCAAGCCGGTCGTCCGGCAGGCCGCCCACACCGCGGTGAACGTCCCGTTCCTCGACACGGTGCTGTATCTGCTCGGGATCACCCGCGAAGAGGTCGAGGCCGCCGACGGGCTGGTGGACTGA
- a CDS encoding ABC transporter ATP-binding protein/permease — translation MGRGVPELVLELNGRTWTLDPSRSYTLGRDPQGDMTIDDARVSWRHATISWNGRGWSIEDHGSTNGTYVQGRRVQQTEIAAGTSVHLGNATDGPRLNLTAAAVAGAPGGQAAGAPAQQPQGAAGWPAAPAQQHQAPAHQAPQQPAWPQAPQAQQQPPVPHQQNRGGAPGAGVPGGGAGAPPVYGDRSPTTFHQLDLGRVMRIGRALENELVVSDLQVSRLHAEFRATPDGRFEIRDLGSHNGTYVNGQPLSKSGSALIGPNDIVGVGHSTFRLVGDRLEEFVDTGEVSFSARHLTVTVDGGKDILKDVSFGVPEKSLIAVIGPSGSGKSTLLKALTGYRPANQGDVLYDNRNLYKQFAELRQRIGLVPQDDILHKELTVTRALRYAAKLRFPADTTEAERTARIHEVLAELKLDIHRDKKITSLSGGQRKRVSVALELLTKPSLIFLDEPTSGLDPGMDRDVMQLLRGLADDGRTVLVVTHSVAELAICDKLLVMAPGGSVAYFGPPEEALNFFGYTSWADVFSAFENYREYDWAGRWRGSQHYQMYAADIDAVAAQPVHMPSPQQIRPPKPSGWLAQLWTLMRRYVSVIASDKGFLLLMVLLPAVLGVVSVVIPAEFGLAEPDPPSRFNGKAGTIMLILAVGMCFAAAANSVRELIKERVIYERERATGLSRSAYLLSKVIVLGVITAFQGVIICGIGFSTRKLPEEGLFMPPAVEICLSIIVLGFTSMMFGLMISALVKTAEKTMPLLVMFAIVQVVFTGVLFQVYGSPGLEQFAWLMPSRWAVAAAGTTLDLAHLMPPWDPKNPTDLDPLWEHSAGQWGINITVMLVMSAVLFVAVSRMLRRHEPEVMRK, via the coding sequence GTGGGGCGCGGAGTGCCGGAACTCGTACTGGAATTGAATGGAAGGACCTGGACGCTCGATCCGTCCAGGTCGTACACCCTCGGACGTGATCCGCAGGGCGACATGACGATCGACGACGCCAGGGTGTCGTGGCGGCACGCCACGATCAGCTGGAACGGACGCGGCTGGTCCATCGAGGACCACGGCAGCACGAACGGCACCTATGTACAGGGCCGGCGCGTCCAGCAGACGGAGATCGCCGCGGGAACGTCGGTCCACCTGGGCAACGCCACCGACGGACCTCGCCTGAACCTCACAGCTGCCGCGGTCGCGGGAGCGCCCGGTGGGCAGGCGGCCGGAGCGCCCGCGCAGCAGCCGCAGGGCGCCGCGGGCTGGCCCGCCGCCCCCGCGCAGCAGCACCAGGCCCCCGCGCACCAGGCCCCGCAGCAGCCGGCCTGGCCGCAGGCACCGCAGGCGCAGCAGCAGCCTCCGGTCCCGCACCAGCAGAACCGCGGCGGTGCGCCCGGAGCCGGTGTGCCCGGCGGCGGGGCGGGTGCACCGCCCGTCTACGGGGACCGCAGCCCGACCACGTTCCACCAGCTGGACCTCGGCCGCGTCATGCGCATCGGCCGTGCCCTGGAGAACGAGCTGGTCGTGTCCGACCTGCAGGTCTCACGTCTGCACGCCGAGTTCCGGGCGACGCCCGACGGCCGGTTCGAGATCCGCGACCTCGGGTCCCACAACGGGACCTACGTCAACGGCCAGCCGCTCAGCAAGTCCGGCTCCGCGCTCATCGGCCCGAACGACATCGTCGGCGTCGGTCACTCGACCTTCCGGCTGGTCGGGGACCGGCTGGAGGAGTTCGTCGACACCGGCGAGGTCTCCTTCTCCGCCCGCCACCTCACCGTGACGGTCGACGGCGGGAAGGACATCCTCAAGGACGTCTCCTTCGGCGTCCCGGAGAAGTCCCTGATCGCCGTCATCGGCCCCTCGGGCTCCGGCAAGTCGACCCTGCTCAAGGCGCTCACCGGCTACCGGCCCGCCAACCAGGGCGACGTCCTCTACGACAACCGGAACCTGTACAAGCAGTTCGCCGAGCTGCGGCAGCGCATCGGTCTGGTCCCGCAGGACGACATCCTGCACAAGGAGCTCACGGTCACCCGGGCCCTGCGCTACGCGGCCAAGCTGCGCTTCCCCGCTGACACCACCGAGGCCGAGCGCACCGCCCGGATCCACGAGGTCCTCGCCGAGCTCAAGCTCGACATCCACCGGGACAAGAAGATCACCTCGCTCTCCGGCGGCCAGCGCAAGCGCGTCTCGGTCGCCCTGGAGCTGCTGACCAAGCCGTCGCTGATCTTCCTGGACGAGCCGACCTCGGGTCTCGACCCCGGCATGGACCGCGACGTCATGCAGCTGCTGCGCGGCCTCGCCGACGACGGCCGTACGGTCCTGGTGGTCACGCACTCCGTGGCCGAGCTGGCCATCTGCGACAAGCTCCTGGTGATGGCGCCCGGCGGGTCCGTCGCCTACTTCGGGCCCCCCGAGGAGGCCCTGAACTTCTTCGGCTACACCAGCTGGGCCGACGTCTTCTCCGCGTTCGAGAACTACCGCGAATACGACTGGGCGGGCCGCTGGCGCGGATCGCAGCACTACCAGATGTACGCCGCGGACATCGACGCGGTCGCCGCGCAGCCCGTGCACATGCCTTCGCCCCAGCAGATCCGCCCGCCGAAGCCCTCCGGCTGGCTGGCCCAGCTGTGGACGCTGATGCGCCGCTACGTCTCGGTCATCGCGTCCGACAAGGGGTTCCTGCTCCTCATGGTGCTCCTGCCGGCCGTGCTCGGCGTGGTGAGCGTGGTCATCCCCGCGGAGTTCGGCCTGGCGGAGCCCGATCCGCCCTCGCGGTTCAACGGCAAGGCCGGGACGATCATGCTGATCCTGGCGGTCGGCATGTGCTTCGCCGCCGCCGCCAACTCCGTACGAGAACTGATCAAGGAACGGGTGATCTACGAGAGGGAACGGGCCACCGGTCTCTCCCGCTCCGCCTATCTGCTGTCCAAGGTGATCGTCCTCGGCGTGATCACGGCCTTCCAGGGCGTGATCATCTGCGGGATCGGCTTCTCCACCCGGAAGCTGCCGGAGGAGGGCCTGTTCATGCCCCCCGCCGTCGAGATCTGCCTGTCGATCATCGTGCTCGGCTTCACCTCGATGATGTTCGGCCTGATGATCTCCGCGCTGGTGAAGACGGCCGAGAAGACGATGCCGCTGCTCGTCATGTTCGCCATCGTCCAGGTCGTCTTCACCGGCGTGCTCTTCCAGGTCTACGGTTCGCCGGGCCTGGAGCAGTTCGCCTGGCTGATGCCGTCGCGCTGGGCGGTCGCCGCTGCCGGTACGACGCTGGACCTCGCCCACCTCATGCCGCCGTGGGACCCGAAGAACCCGACCGATCTGGACCCGCTGTGGGAGCACTCGGCCGGTCAGTGGGGCATCAACATCACGGTGATGCTCGTCATGAGCGCCGTCCTCTTCGTCGCGGTCTCCCGGATGCTGCGGCGCCATGAGCCCGAGGTGATGCGCAAGTAA
- a CDS encoding transglycosylase SLT domain-containing protein, which translates to MSVSRISSRSRRLNKTQKLSVAGVSTLAAAAVAFSLVPNDASATTEPQAAAAAAPVAYTGSQTQSLKATGLSQNTTAERLAKTADAAKAKEEAAKKKSAAKAEAKAKAVAEAKSKAAAKAKADAKKRSAKKASRAADRKPVYANNLDGWIREALSIMHEKKIPGTYEGLHRNIIRESSGDPRAINNWDINAINGIPSKGLLQVIKPTFDFYHVKGTKHDQYDPVANITAAANYAADKYGSIDNVDSAY; encoded by the coding sequence ATGTCCGTGTCCCGCATCTCCAGCCGTAGCCGTCGTCTCAACAAGACGCAGAAGCTCTCCGTCGCGGGGGTCTCCACCCTGGCCGCCGCCGCTGTCGCCTTCTCGCTCGTCCCGAACGACGCTTCGGCCACCACGGAGCCGCAGGCCGCCGCGGCCGCCGCGCCCGTCGCCTACACCGGCTCGCAGACGCAGAGCCTCAAGGCCACCGGCCTGAGCCAGAACACGACGGCCGAGCGTCTGGCCAAGACCGCCGACGCGGCCAAGGCCAAGGAAGAGGCCGCGAAGAAGAAGTCCGCCGCCAAGGCGGAGGCGAAGGCCAAGGCCGTCGCCGAGGCCAAGAGCAAGGCTGCGGCCAAGGCCAAGGCCGACGCGAAGAAGCGTTCCGCCAAGAAGGCCAGCCGCGCGGCCGACCGTAAGCCGGTCTACGCGAACAACCTGGACGGCTGGATCCGCGAGGCCCTGTCGATCATGCACGAGAAGAAGATCCCCGGTACGTACGAGGGCCTGCACCGCAACATCATCCGTGAGTCCAGCGGTGACCCGCGTGCCATCAACAACTGGGACATCAACGCGATCAACGGCATCCCCTCGAAGGGTCTGCTGCAGGTCATCAAGCCGACCTTCGACTTCTACCACGTCAAGGGCACCAAGCACGACCAGTACGACCCGGTCGCCAACATCACCGCGGCCGCCAACTACGCCGCGGACAAGTACGGCTCGATCGACAACGTCGACAGCGCGTACTGA
- a CDS encoding GAF domain-containing sensor histidine kinase yields MSHRPPSGLAAVSAALLAMNRHLDMRDVLKTIVASARELLDAEYAALGVPDDHGGFAQFVVDGVSDEQWKAIGPLPRQHGILAAMLHEAKPQRLADVREDPRFEGWPDTHPDMSDFLGLPIQDGDETIGALFLANKRCPRPTGGCGFTEEDEELLEILAQHAAIALTNARLYERSRELTIAEERSRLAHELHDAVSQKLFSLRLTAQAAAALVDRDPARAKGELQQVAALAGEAVDELRAAVVELRPAALDEDGLVATLRTQVQVLDRAHSARVTFGSAGVRALPAAQEEAMLRVAQEALHNALRHSGAGQVDVSLARHTSATVLRITDDGCGFDPHVIRRAGRHLGLVSMRHRAGGVGGRLTVDSEPGRGTTIQMEVPSG; encoded by the coding sequence ATGAGTCATCGCCCACCGTCGGGTCTGGCCGCGGTCAGCGCCGCGCTGCTGGCCATGAACCGGCACCTGGACATGAGGGACGTCCTCAAGACGATCGTCGCCTCGGCCCGGGAACTGCTCGACGCCGAGTACGCCGCCCTCGGTGTGCCGGACGACCACGGCGGCTTCGCCCAGTTCGTCGTCGACGGCGTCAGTGACGAACAGTGGAAGGCCATCGGACCGCTGCCCCGCCAGCACGGCATCCTCGCGGCGATGCTCCACGAGGCGAAGCCCCAGCGCCTCGCCGACGTCCGCGAGGACCCCCGGTTCGAGGGGTGGCCGGACACCCACCCCGACATGTCCGACTTCCTCGGCCTGCCGATCCAGGACGGCGACGAGACCATCGGCGCGCTCTTCCTCGCCAACAAGCGCTGCCCCAGGCCCACGGGCGGCTGCGGTTTCACGGAGGAGGACGAGGAACTCCTGGAGATCCTCGCCCAGCACGCGGCCATCGCCCTCACCAACGCCCGGCTCTACGAACGCAGCCGCGAGCTCACCATCGCCGAGGAGCGCTCCCGGCTCGCCCACGAGCTGCACGACGCCGTCAGTCAGAAGCTCTTCTCGCTCCGGCTCACCGCCCAGGCCGCCGCCGCACTCGTCGACCGTGACCCGGCGCGCGCCAAGGGCGAGCTCCAGCAGGTCGCCGCCCTGGCCGGGGAAGCCGTGGACGAGCTGCGCGCGGCTGTCGTGGAGCTGCGCCCCGCGGCCCTGGACGAGGACGGTCTGGTCGCCACGCTCCGTACCCAGGTCCAGGTCCTGGACCGGGCCCACAGCGCGCGGGTCACCTTCGGGAGCGCGGGAGTCCGTGCCCTGCCGGCGGCCCAGGAGGAGGCGATGCTCCGGGTGGCCCAGGAAGCCCTGCACAACGCCCTGCGCCACTCCGGTGCCGGGCAGGTCGACGTCAGCCTCGCCCGGCACACCTCCGCCACGGTACTGCGGATCACCGACGACGGCTGCGGCTTCGACCCGCACGTGATCCGCCGTGCGGGCCGGCACCTGGGCCTCGTCTCCATGCGGCACCGGGCCGGCGGCGTCGGCGGCCGGCTCACCGTCGACTCGGAGCCCGGCAGGGGCACCACGATCCAGATGGAGGTCCCCAGTGGCTGA
- a CDS encoding response regulator, with amino-acid sequence MADKIIKVLLVDDHQVVRRGLRTFLEVQDDIEVVGEASDGEEGVARTEELRPDVVLMDIKMPGTDGIEALRRLRELENPARVLIVTSFTEQRTVVPALRAGASGYVYKDVDPDALAGAIRSVHAGHVLLQPEVAGALLAQEDTGNGTGRGSTLTEREREVLGLIADGRSNREIARALVLSEKTVKTHVSNILMKLDLSDRTQAALWAVRHGAAG; translated from the coding sequence GTGGCTGACAAGATCATCAAGGTGCTGTTGGTCGACGACCACCAGGTGGTCCGCCGGGGACTGCGCACCTTCCTGGAGGTCCAGGACGACATAGAGGTGGTCGGGGAGGCGTCGGACGGGGAAGAGGGCGTCGCCAGGACCGAGGAGCTGAGGCCCGACGTGGTCCTCATGGACATCAAGATGCCCGGTACGGACGGCATCGAGGCGCTGCGCAGGCTCAGGGAACTGGAGAACCCCGCCAGGGTGCTGATCGTCACCAGCTTCACCGAGCAGCGCACGGTCGTGCCCGCGCTGCGTGCGGGGGCGTCGGGCTACGTCTACAAGGACGTGGACCCGGACGCCCTGGCCGGCGCCATCCGCTCGGTCCACGCGGGGCACGTCCTGCTCCAGCCCGAGGTCGCGGGTGCGCTGCTGGCCCAGGAGGACACGGGCAACGGCACGGGACGGGGGAGCACCCTGACCGAGCGCGAGCGTGAGGTCCTGGGGCTGATCGCCGACGGCCGCTCCAACCGTGAGATCGCCCGGGCGCTGGTCCTGTCGGAGAAGACGGTGAAGACCCACGTCTCCAACATCCTGATGAAGCTCGACCTGTCGGACAGGACCCAGGCCGCGCTCTGGGCGGTCCGGCACGGAGCTGCGGGCTGA
- a CDS encoding chaplin family protein, which translates to MKNLKKAAAVTMIAGGIIAAGAGAASAAGHGGAAAHGTAVGSPGVASGNLVQVPVSVPVNVVGNTVNVVGLLNPAFGNLGLNG; encoded by the coding sequence GTGAAGAACCTGAAGAAGGCCGCAGCCGTCACCATGATCGCGGGCGGCATCATCGCCGCCGGTGCCGGAGCGGCCTCCGCAGCGGGTCACGGTGGCGCCGCCGCCCACGGCACGGCCGTCGGTTCCCCGGGCGTCGCCTCGGGCAACCTCGTCCAGGTCCCGGTGAGCGTCCCGGTGAACGTGGTCGGCAACACGGTCAACGTCGTGGGCCTGCTCAACCCGGCCTTCGGCAACCTCGGCCTGAACGGCTGA
- a CDS encoding ABC transporter ATP-binding protein, with the protein MSDVLELVDVSVVRDGRALVDDVSWSVKEGERWVILGPNGAGKTTLLNIASSYVFPSTGKATVLGERLGGVGTDVFELRPRIGIAGVAMAEKLPRRQTVLQTVLTAAYGMTATWHEDYEAVDEERARAFLDRLGMTDYLDRKFGTLSEGERKRTLIARAMMTDPELLLLDEPAAGLDLGGREDLVRRLGRLARDPYAPSMVMVTHHVEEIPPGFTHVLMIRQGKVLAAGPMETELSSRNLSLCFGLPLVVEHHGDRYTARGLPLGQ; encoded by the coding sequence ATGAGCGATGTACTGGAGCTGGTGGACGTATCCGTGGTCCGCGACGGACGCGCTCTGGTGGACGACGTCTCCTGGTCGGTCAAGGAGGGGGAGCGCTGGGTCATCCTCGGCCCCAACGGCGCCGGCAAGACCACGCTCCTGAACATCGCCTCCAGCTACGTCTTCCCGAGCACCGGCAAGGCCACGGTCCTCGGCGAGCGGCTCGGCGGAGTCGGCACGGACGTCTTCGAGCTCCGCCCCCGCATCGGTATCGCCGGTGTCGCCATGGCCGAAAAGCTCCCCAGGCGCCAGACCGTGCTGCAGACGGTGCTCACCGCCGCGTACGGCATGACCGCCACCTGGCACGAGGACTACGAGGCCGTCGACGAGGAGCGCGCCCGTGCCTTCCTCGACCGCCTCGGCATGACCGACTACCTCGACCGCAAGTTCGGCACGCTCTCCGAGGGCGAGCGCAAGCGCACCCTCATCGCCCGCGCCATGATGACCGACCCCGAGCTGCTCCTCCTCGACGAGCCGGCGGCCGGACTGGACCTCGGCGGACGCGAGGACCTGGTCCGCCGCCTCGGCCGGCTCGCCCGAGACCCGTACGCCCCCTCCATGGTCATGGTCACCCACCACGTCGAGGAGATCCCGCCCGGCTTCACGCACGTCCTGATGATCCGCCAGGGCAAGGTGCTCGCCGCGGGCCCCATGGAGACCGAGCTCAGTTCCCGGAACCTCTCCCTCTGCTTCGGTCTGCCGCTCGTCGTCGAACACCACGGCGACCGCTACACCGCCCGCGGACTTCCCCTCGGCCAGTAG